One Pelobates fuscus isolate aPelFus1 chromosome 8, aPelFus1.pri, whole genome shotgun sequence genomic window carries:
- the ZC3H15 gene encoding zinc finger CCCH domain-containing protein 15 yields MPPKKAPAPQGPSKKTDQKKKEKIIEDKTFGLKNKKGAKQQKFIKNVTHQVKFGQQNPRLATQVDGEKKTTKDAKKKELLELNDLFKPVVAAQKVSKGADPKSVVCAFYKQGQCTKGDKCKFSHDLSLERKCEKRSVYVDGRDDELEKDTMENWDEKKLEEVVNQKHGESEKKKPKTEIVCRFFLDAIENNKYGWFWVCPGGGDTCIYRHALPPGFVLRKDKKKEEKEEEISLEDLIEKERAALGPNVTRITLESFLAWKKRKRQERITKAEEEMERKKADFKAGKSSGISGREVFEFRPELVDDDDEEADDTRYTLERDDDDDYDSDSTDDVQDIDLNQFVLKDVDETGITVASLERFSGFITSTEKDDVKLNEASGGEIENGERSDDEEQYDENDQENDFADAVPVDENLFTGEDLDELEEELNILDLEE; encoded by the exons ATGCCGCCCAAGAAAGCGCCGGCGCCGCAGGGCCCCAGTAAGAAGACCGATCAGAAGAAAAAGGAGAAGATCATCGAG GACAAAACATTTGGCCTTAAGAACAAAAAGGGGGCCAAGCAGCAAAAGTTCATCAAAAATGTTACTCATCAAGTTAAATTTGGACAACAGAATCCTCGACTG GCTACACAAGTTGATGGTGAAAAGAAAACTACAAAAGATGCCAAAAAGAAGGAACTTTTAGAACTGAATGATCTTTTTAAACCGGTAGTAGCTGCACAAAAGGTCAGCAAAG GTGCTGATCCAAAATCTGTTGTGTGTGCATTTTACAAGCAAGGTCAATGCACCAAAGGCGATAAGTGCAAATTTTCTCATGATCTATCTTTAGAAAGGAAATGTGAAAAAAGAAGTGTTTACGTTGATGGACGTGATGACGAACTTGAAAAGG ATACAATGGAAAACTGGGATGAGAAAAAATTGGAAGAAGTGGTGAACCAGAAACACGGTGAATCTGAAAAGAAGAAACCCAAAACTGAAATT GTCTGCAGGTTTTTTCTTGACGCAATAGAAAACAACAAATACGGGTGGTTCTGGGTGTGTCCTGGTGGAGGAGATACCTGTATTTATCGCCACGCTCTTCCCCCTGGGTTTGTGCTAAGGAAGGATAAAAAGaaggaagaaaaagaagaagaaatttcATTAGAGGATTTAATAGAAAAAGAG CGTGCAGCCCTTGGACCAAATGTCACTAGAATCACTTTAGAATCTTTTCTTgcatggaaaaaaagaaaacgaCAAGAACGAATCACAAAAGCGGAGGAAGAAATGGAGAGGAAAAAGGCAGATTTTAAAGCTGGAAAATCTTCGGgg ATCAGTGGCCGTGAAGTATTCGAGTTTCGACCTGAGCTTGTCGACGACGATGATGAGGAAGCAGACGACACAAGGTACACACTAGAAAGAGATGACGACGATGATTATgat tCTGATTCTACAGATGATGTTCAAGACATTGATCTGAACCAGTTTGTCCTTAAAGATGTTGATGAAACTGGTATTACAGTTGCAAGTCTGGAACGCTTCAGCGGTTTTATTACATCAACAGAAAAggatg ATGTAAAATTAAATGAAGCATCAGGTGGGGAAATTGAAAATGGAGAGAGAAGTGACGATGAAGAGCAATATGATGAAAATGATCAGGAAAATGACTTTGCCGATGCAGTCCCCGTTGATGAAAATCTTTTTACTGGAGAGGATCTTGATGAGCTTGAGGAAGAACTGAACATACTTGATTTAGaagaataa